In Streptacidiphilus sp. P02-A3a, the DNA window GGCTGGCGGCGGTGACCGCCTCGGCGGCCGACGCCGGGGTGGCGGTCCGGCCGGTCGAACCGGCGGCACTGCCGCACCTGGGCTTCCCCACCGGGTCGGTCGGCCTGCGCGAGGCGCAGGCCGGGGTGCTGCTGGCGGAGCGGGTGCTGCGGGCTGCCGCCCGGTGGCTGGCCGGGCATCCGGCGGTGACCCTGCGGCCGTACCGCGCGGTGGCCTCGGTGGCCGCCGACAGCGGGCGGGTCAAGCTCGCCGACGGCGACGTCCTCGGCGGCGACCTGGTGCTGGTCGCCGCCGGGCCGTGGTCCCGCGAGCTGGTCGAGCACCCGGTGGAGCTGCACCGGCAGACCATGGTCTACCTGCGCCCGCCGCGGCGGCTGGCGCGCTGGTGGCGGACCGCGCCCGCGGCCGGGGGCCTGGGCACGGACGGGCGGGCCTGGGTGCTGCCGCCGGTGGACGGCACGCTGCTGAAGATCAGCTCCGACGCGGTCCGCCGCGAGGCGGCCGACACGGACTGCGCGGACGAGGACCAGGCGCCCTGGGCCGAGCGGCTGGCCGAGTCGGCGGTACTGCCGGAGCTGGACAGCTACACCGTGGTCGCGGTCCGGGCCTGCCACTACGCGACCGACGCCGCCACCGGCGGCGCGCACCTGGCCCGGGTGGGCCCCGCCGTCTGGTCGCGCGCGGCCTGCGGCGGCAGCGGCTTCGCCGCCGCCCCGCTGGTGGCGGCCCGGATCGTGGACGCGGCCAGGGGGGCAGCGGCGTGACCCGCGTCGGCCGCGCGGCGACCGAGAGCACCGAGGACAGCCACATCACCGTCGGAGGCATGGCATGAGCGAACAACCCGCACTCACCGGACCGGTCCTGGTCGTCGGCTACGTGGGTCTGACCATCCCGTTCATCAGGGCGTTCCAGCCGGAGAACTCGGTGGTCTACATCGAGGAGCCGGACGTCGCCCGCAAGCGGCAGGTGGCCGAGATCATCCAACAGGTGCCGTTCGCCCGCGAGGTGATCGAGTGGGAGCACCACCTGCCGGGCAAGGCGGACGAGTTCTACCAGGCCCACCCCGACCTCGACCCGGTCGCGGTGATCCCGGCGGTCGAGTACGCGACGCCGTTCGCCGCCCGGCTCGCGGAGCGCTACGGCCTGCCCGGCGCGAGCCTGGGCGCCGCCCAGATCCTGCGGGACAAGGCGCTGCTGCGGCAGGTCAGTGCCGCCGCCGGGATCGCCAACCCGGCCAGCGTCCGGGTCGGCGGCGTGGAGGACGTGCTGGCCTTCATGCGCGGCCGGTCCGGACCGGTGGTGCTGAAGCCGGCCAACCGGCAGGCGTCCATCGGCACCCGCGTGGTGCACGACCCGGCCGAGGTCGAGCAGGCCTGGGCCGAGTGCCTGGTCCAGGACGAGGGCGTCTTCGTGCCCGACCGGCCGATGCCGCTGCAGATGCTGGCCGAGCAGTTCGTCCACGGGGACGAGTACAGCGTGGAGATGCTGGTGCGGGACGGCGTCCCGGTGTTCACCAACGTCACCGGCAAGCAGCTGTTCCCGGGCCCGTACCCGGTGGAGCTGGGCCACGTCGTCCCGGCCGACATCTCGGCGGAGCTGACCGGCCTGCTCGCGGCGCAGACCACCCGGCTGCTGCGGACGGTGGGCTTCGGCACCGGGATCACCCACTGCGAGTGGATCGTCTCGGACGGCGTGCCCTACCTGGTGGAGTGCGCGGGGCGGATGCCCGGCGACGCCATCCCGGACATCATCGAGGCGGCCTACCCGGTGGAGCTCTTCCGCGGCTACTACGCGCTGATGCGCGGCGAGCAGCCCGGCGCCCTGCCGGAGCGGGCCGAGTTCGGCACCGCGGTGCGGTTCCTGGCGCCCGGTCCCGGCACCGTGGAGCGCGTGCTCGGGGTCGAGGAGGCGGGGCGGGCCGAGGGCGTGCTGCTGGCCGACTGCCCGGTCCCGTCCGGCCACACCTACACCGGGCTGCGCAACTCCTGGGACCGCGCGGGCATCGTGATGACCCGCGCGAAGACCTCGGCCGAGGCGCTGCGGCTGGCCGAGGCCGCCGCCGAGCTGATCACCATCGAGCTCCGGCCGGAGCCGCAGGCGCCGTGACCGCGCCGACCGCACCGCACGTCCTTCCTTCATCCACCGACGCACCGTATCCGAGGGGGTAATTGTGACTGACCGCGAGGTCGGCGTCCTGGCCATCGGCGCGGGACCAGCGAACCTGGCCCTGGCCGCCGCCATCGAAGAAAGCGGCTCGACCGAACTGGCCGACAACACCCTGCTGCTCGAACAAGCACCCGACATCAAATGGCAACGCGACCTGCTCATGCCCTGGGCCCGCAGCCAGGTCTCCTTCCTCAAAGACCTCGTCACCCTCCGCAACCCCCGCAGCCGCTTCACCTTCCTCAACTTCCTCCACGACCAGGGCCGACTCGACCAATTCGTCAACCTCGGCACCTTCCACCCCCTCCGCTGGGAATTCTCCGACTACCTCCAGTGGGTAGCCCACAACCTCCACCACGTCACCATCCAATACGACTCCCGCGCCACCACCATCACCCCCGAACCCGACCACGACGGCACCCCCAAAGCCTGGAACGTCACCCTCACCAACGGCGACACCATCCACGCCCGCGACCTCGTCATCGGCGGCGGACGCGACCCCCACATCCCCCCCGTCTTCGCCAACCTCCCCCCGAACGCCTCATCCACAGCAGCCACTACCGCACCCGCATCAACACCATCAACCGCGACCAACCCCTCCACGCCGTCGTCGTCGGCGGAGCCCAAAGCGCCGCCGAAATGTTCTACGCACTCCACGACAACCTCCCCAACAGCCACATCACCATGCTCGTCCGCTCCATCGGACTCCAAAACTACCAAACCAGCAAATTCGTCAACGAGCTCTTCTTCCCCTCCTTCGTCGACGAATTCCACGACAGCCCACCCGACATGCGCGCCCAAATCCTCGACGAAATGAGACTCACCAACTACGCAGGCCTCGCACCCCCCTTCCTCGACGAGCTCTACATGATGCTCTACCAAAACCGCCTCACCGGCACCACCCGCTCCGAAGTCATCCCCATGACCGAAATCACCGACGCCCGCGAAGAAAACAACCGCATCACCCTCGAACTCCACGACCGCAAAACCGGCAAAACCGCACCCCTCACCTGCGACCTCATCCTCCTCGGCACCGGCTACGACACCCGCATGCCCACCATCATCCGCAACCTCGCCACCCACACCGGCACCACCGACATCACCGTCAACCGCAACTACCGCCTCGACCTCGGCCCCGCCAAAGCCGCCGTCTACCTCCAAGGCGTCAACGAAGCCACCCACGGCATCGCCGACTCCCTCATCAGCGTCCTCGCCCAACGCTCCAACGACATCCTCACCGACCTCCTCACCCGCCGCACCACCCCCGAACACTCCGCAGGAGGGGCAGCATGACCACCACCAACGGGACGCTGCTGGTCGTCGGCAGCGGGCTGAAGGTGTACCGGGAGTACCTGGTGGCGCCGATCAGCCGCCGCGCCCGCGCCGCGGGTCTGGACCTGGTACTGCTCAACAACCTCAACCCCAGCTGGCAGCGCGAGTACTTCGACGAGGTGGTGGTCGCCAACCTCTTCGACTCGGAGACGCTGGCCGCCGCCGCCCGCGGGATCGCGGGCCGCCGCAACGTGGTCGGCCTGATGTGCTGGGACGAGCCGCTGGTCCTGGACGCGGGCCTGCTGGCCGCCGAGTTCGGCGTGCCCGGCCTGTCCGCCCGCGGCGTGCGCGGCTGCCGGGACAAGGAGCTCACCCGGGCCGAGCTGACCGCCGCCGGGCTGCACCAGCCCGGCTTCGAGCTGACCACCGCGGTCGAGCGGGCCAGGGCGGCGGCCGAGCGGATCGGCTACCCGGTGGTGCTCAAGCCCCGGGCCATGGGCGCCAGCATCGGCGTGGTGTTCGCCACCGACGCGTCCGAACTGGACGAGGCCTTCCGCATCGCGCTGGCCGCGAGCGAGGTCGACCCGGGGCCGTACCGGGCGAGCGTCATCGTCGAGGAGTACGCGCCGGGGCCGGAGATCAGCATCGACGGCGCGGTGCACAAGGGCGAGTACCTGCCGCTGTTCGTGGCCCGCAAGTACAGCAGCGACCACCCGTACTTCGAGGAGGTCGGCCACATCGTGGACGGGGCCGACCCGCTGTTGGCGGACCGCGACCTGATCGGCCACCTGGCGCGGGCGCACCAGGCGCTCGGCATCGAGGACGGGATCACCCACAGCGAGGTCCGGCTGACCGAGCGCGGACCGCTGATCATCGAGGTCAACGGACGGCTCGGCGGGGACCTGATCCCCTTCCTGGGCCGGATCGCCACCGGCATCGAGCCCGGCGAGGTGCTCTTCGACGTGGCCACCGGTCAGCGGCCGGACACCGCGCCGTCCCGGCGGTCGGTGGCCGGGATCCGGTTCAACTACCCGGAGTCGGACTGCCTGCTGCGGTCGGTCACGGTGCCCACCGGGGCGCCGGGGCTGGTGACCGCGGCGCCGATGGCCGAACCGGGCACCGCGCTGCGGCTGCCGCCCGGCGGCTACCTGGCCCGGCACTCCTTCGTGATCTGCGAGGCCGACGACACCCGCGGCGTCCAGGACCGGCTGACCGCGGCGGCGGCACTGGTCCGGCTGGACGCCGAACCGCTCGGCCCGCCGGTGCCGGACGCCCCGTTCGCCATGCCCGCCGGGCTGCTGGACGTGGACGAGTGACCGGCACCGGCACCACCGACGAGCTGAGGGACGGACAGATGACCACGACCCAGACCACGGTGGCCGGGATGCCCCGGACCGCAGCCGAACTCCTGTCCCGGGCGCAGGAGTTGGCGCCGATACTGCGGGAGCGGGCGGCGGAGATCGAGCAGCACCGGCAGTTGCCGGACGACCTGGTGGAACTGCTGCGCGGCAGCGGGGTCTTCCGGATGTGCCTCGACCGGGACTGGGGCGGCCTGGAGTTGACCTCCATGGAGCAGACACAGGTGGTGGAGGCGCTGGCCTACGGCGACGCCTCGGCCGCCTGGTGCGGCGTGATCGGCGCCAACACCGGGATCTACAGCAGGTTCGTGGACCAGACCGCCGCCAAGGAGATGTTCCCCACCCCCGACCTGATCATGGCCGGGCTGCTACAGCCCTCCGGCCGGGCCGAACGCGTCCCCGGGGGCTACCGGCTCAGCGGACGCTGGTCCTTCGGCAGCGGGATCGGCCACAGCGACTGGGTGACCTCCGGCGCGTTCGTCTTCCAGGACGGCGAGCCCTACGCCAGCCC includes these proteins:
- a CDS encoding ATP-grasp domain-containing protein, which codes for MTTTNGTLLVVGSGLKVYREYLVAPISRRARAAGLDLVLLNNLNPSWQREYFDEVVVANLFDSETLAAAARGIAGRRNVVGLMCWDEPLVLDAGLLAAEFGVPGLSARGVRGCRDKELTRAELTAAGLHQPGFELTTAVERARAAAERIGYPVVLKPRAMGASIGVVFATDASELDEAFRIALAASEVDPGPYRASVIVEEYAPGPEISIDGAVHKGEYLPLFVARKYSSDHPYFEEVGHIVDGADPLLADRDLIGHLARAHQALGIEDGITHSEVRLTERGPLIIEVNGRLGGDLIPFLGRIATGIEPGEVLFDVATGQRPDTAPSRRSVAGIRFNYPESDCLLRSVTVPTGAPGLVTAAPMAEPGTALRLPPGGYLARHSFVICEADDTRGVQDRLTAAAALVRLDAEPLGPPVPDAPFAMPAGLLDVDE
- a CDS encoding ATP-grasp domain-containing protein; this translates as MSEQPALTGPVLVVGYVGLTIPFIRAFQPENSVVYIEEPDVARKRQVAEIIQQVPFAREVIEWEHHLPGKADEFYQAHPDLDPVAVIPAVEYATPFAARLAERYGLPGASLGAAQILRDKALLRQVSAAAGIANPASVRVGGVEDVLAFMRGRSGPVVLKPANRQASIGTRVVHDPAEVEQAWAECLVQDEGVFVPDRPMPLQMLAEQFVHGDEYSVEMLVRDGVPVFTNVTGKQLFPGPYPVELGHVVPADISAELTGLLAAQTTRLLRTVGFGTGITHCEWIVSDGVPYLVECAGRMPGDAIPDIIEAAYPVELFRGYYALMRGEQPGALPERAEFGTAVRFLAPGPGTVERVLGVEEAGRAEGVLLADCPVPSGHTYTGLRNSWDRAGIVMTRAKTSAEALRLAEAAAELITIELRPEPQAP
- a CDS encoding FAD-binding oxidoreductase, which gives rise to MTTAAAPARVVIVGAGITGLLTAVECALAGHRVTVLDRGPIPNPESSSYDQHRAIRTLVPGDPDATRRLVGAHRRWRELEPVLGARFYRRVGVVTAWPRERLAAVTASAADAGVAVRPVEPAALPHLGFPTGSVGLREAQAGVLLAERVLRAAARWLAGHPAVTLRPYRAVASVAADSGRVKLADGDVLGGDLVLVAAGPWSRELVEHPVELHRQTMVYLRPPRRLARWWRTAPAAGGLGTDGRAWVLPPVDGTLLKISSDAVRREAADTDCADEDQAPWAERLAESAVLPELDSYTVVAVRACHYATDAATGGAHLARVGPAVWSRAACGGSGFAAAPLVAARIVDAARGAAA